Proteins encoded by one window of Ignavibacteriota bacterium:
- the aat gene encoding leucyl/phenylalanyl-tRNA--protein transferase — MDGFFPMADDRHGEIFWHCPDPRAIFPLANLIPSRKERQSFRKYNFSFSIDTKFEEVIYHCAEREDTWINDEIINTYVELHYNGFAHSVETYSSGKLVGGLYGVSVNGAFFGESMFNTVPNASKSAFFYLAEHLRNRGFLLLDSQYINPFTRQLGAIEISKNMYMFLLRKALELDCKFI; from the coding sequence ATGGATGGATTTTTCCCTATGGCAGATGACCGCCATGGTGAAATTTTCTGGCATTGCCCGGACCCACGGGCAATTTTCCCGCTTGCTAATTTAATTCCATCAAGGAAGGAAAGACAATCATTCCGAAAATATAATTTTTCATTTTCTATTGATACAAAATTCGAAGAAGTAATCTACCACTGCGCCGAACGGGAAGATACGTGGATTAACGATGAAATTATAAATACTTATGTTGAACTTCACTACAATGGATTTGCCCATTCTGTAGAAACCTACAGCTCAGGCAAGCTTGTCGGTGGTCTATATGGTGTATCAGTCAATGGTGCTTTTTTCGGTGAATCAATGTTCAATACAGTACCGAATGCATCTAAATCTGCATTTTTCTATCTGGCTGAACATCTGAGAAACCGAGGATTTTTATTGCTTGATTCACAATATATCAATCCATTTACAAGACAGCTCGGAGCTATCGAAATCAGCAAGAATATGTATATGTTTTTATTAAGAAAAGCACTCGAACTTGACTGCAAATTCATCTGA
- a CDS encoding T9SS type A sorting domain-containing protein, with translation MKNILLVFLMISTIATISIARSYNEAKYKTVQIGDELKMVCNNLNDIATVQWFKDGVAITGETSDKLIFRNANLSHEGTYWAVVDGVCGITRTNDMVVQVEVPFQPGVETAVAGGDFLFQSEPNPASDRFRIKFNLSKTTHARLTLNDARGKEIVVIYDNIAGSGFHNFEINAIEKKLSNGVYFFTLITPDYQETKSLLIMK, from the coding sequence ATGAAAAATATATTACTTGTTTTTTTAATGATTTCGACAATTGCTACAATTTCTATTGCCCGAAGCTACAATGAGGCAAAATATAAAACTGTACAAATTGGCGATGAACTCAAAATGGTTTGCAATAATCTAAACGATATTGCTACAGTCCAATGGTTTAAAGACGGAGTAGCAATAACCGGCGAAACAAGTGATAAGCTTATTTTCAGGAATGCAAATCTTAGCCACGAAGGCACCTACTGGGCTGTTGTGGATGGAGTATGTGGAATCACACGTACAAATGATATGGTTGTTCAAGTTGAAGTTCCCTTCCAACCCGGTGTTGAAACTGCCGTTGCAGGTGGAGATTTCCTCTTCCAGAGTGAGCCAAACCCTGCTTCTGACAGATTCAGGATAAAATTCAATCTTTCAAAAACCACTCATGCTCGTTTGACTTTGAATGATGCACGTGGCAAAGAAATTGTAGTTATTTATGATAATATTGCCGGCAGTGGATTTCATAATTTTGAAATAAATGCCATTGAAAAAAAACTATCAAACGGGGTTTACTTCTTTACTTTGATAACACCTGATTATCAGGAAACCAAATCGCTTTTAATCATGAAATAA
- a CDS encoding nucleotidyltransferase: MNKAVIMAGGFGTRLRPLTMQIPKPMVPILNVPMMGHIVNLLKKHNITDILSLLYFQPDSITSHFENGEEFGINMSYVLAQADYGTAGAVKNAYLHLSERCIIISGDVLTDFDLSKAIKFHEEKGSMATLLLTRVASPIEYGIVITDDDGKIVRFLEKPSWGQVFSDTINTGIYILEPEALDLIPYQQDFDFSKDLFPTMLEKKMPLYGYIAEGYWRDVGNLIEYQIGQYDALRGEVDLGFNINRTDDNQIEVGAQIAKSTKLIGKNIIGKNTVIGENCNIENSVISDNVVIGNGCSIKNTTIWRDVKIGDMVQLTDDVICNNVEIEDFVNVSENVFIAEHCKIGKSARLFSNIKLWPRKTVEEGASLFRSLVQEEKWNRELFTDARISGFSNIEINPEFGAKFGAALGMSFGKNSIVLASRDPDTVSRIIKRSITAGLLSVGVTVNDLQTISIPQTRQELRIGKYSGGLHVRKSPRNPEHTDIIIFSKDGRDITITITKKIERFFFGEDIERVKPSEVGEITFPERTQEFYINRYMKSLNKDLIIERKFKLLMDYSFGLASTIFPSILGKLHAEVISLNNYVDGSKFHPDPSESNSPIDDTGKIMRSLGYELGFRMQSGAEKIAIIDERGRWYSSVRLLSILAKLFLETHKNQEPYKIAVSIVAPREIEDIAKDYNVEVVRIKNNHSAMMESTLDESVKFVGGVYGGFIFPEFLFASDGMFTVGKMLEMLAQTGYTPSQLDELLPIRYQTILEVPVAWEFKGTVMRCAMEYSQNMEKQLVEGVKIFEGNNSAILLPAKEKASFLIYGEADTEEESKEIASKYADLINSWKIK; encoded by the coding sequence ATGAATAAAGCCGTAATCATGGCAGGTGGATTTGGAACACGCCTAAGACCTCTTACGATGCAGATACCAAAGCCAATGGTTCCAATACTGAATGTCCCGATGATGGGTCATATTGTCAATTTACTAAAAAAGCACAATATTACTGATATTTTATCATTACTTTATTTTCAGCCGGATTCAATAACCAGCCATTTTGAAAATGGTGAAGAATTCGGTATCAATATGAGCTATGTTCTTGCTCAGGCAGATTATGGAACTGCAGGTGCTGTAAAGAATGCCTATTTACACTTAAGTGAAAGGTGTATAATCATTAGTGGCGACGTACTGACAGATTTTGATTTAAGTAAAGCAATCAAGTTCCATGAAGAAAAGGGCTCAATGGCGACTCTGCTTCTTACTCGGGTAGCATCACCAATTGAATACGGAATAGTAATTACAGATGATGATGGAAAAATAGTTCGCTTTCTTGAGAAACCATCATGGGGACAAGTTTTTTCTGATACTATTAATACAGGAATTTACATCCTTGAACCGGAAGCTTTGGATTTAATTCCATACCAGCAGGATTTTGATTTCAGCAAAGATTTATTTCCTACAATGCTCGAAAAGAAAATGCCACTTTATGGCTATATTGCAGAAGGTTACTGGCGTGATGTCGGCAACTTGATAGAATATCAAATCGGTCAGTATGATGCTCTCAGAGGCGAAGTTGATCTTGGTTTCAATATTAACCGAACTGATGATAACCAAATTGAAGTTGGCGCTCAAATTGCAAAATCAACAAAACTTATTGGCAAGAATATTATCGGTAAAAATACAGTTATCGGTGAAAATTGCAATATAGAAAACTCGGTTATCAGCGACAATGTTGTAATTGGCAACGGATGCAGTATTAAAAATACAACAATTTGGCGTGATGTTAAAATTGGGGATATGGTACAACTCACTGATGATGTAATTTGTAATAATGTTGAAATTGAAGATTTTGTAAATGTATCCGAGAATGTATTTATCGCAGAACATTGTAAAATCGGTAAGAGTGCTAGATTGTTCTCAAATATTAAGCTTTGGCCCCGCAAAACTGTCGAAGAAGGTGCTTCGCTTTTCAGGTCGCTGGTACAGGAAGAAAAATGGAATCGTGAACTTTTCACAGATGCAAGAATTTCTGGTTTTTCCAATATTGAAATAAATCCTGAATTCGGTGCAAAGTTCGGAGCTGCTTTGGGTATGTCTTTTGGGAAAAACTCTATAGTTTTAGCGAGTCGCGACCCTGATACAGTTTCCAGAATTATCAAGCGTTCAATCACAGCAGGGCTTCTTTCTGTCGGAGTTACAGTTAATGACCTGCAGACTATTTCTATTCCGCAAACTCGTCAGGAATTGCGAATTGGCAAATACTCGGGTGGTCTGCATGTGCGTAAGTCGCCGCGTAATCCTGAGCATACGGACATAATTATCTTCAGCAAAGACGGTCGGGATATCACCATAACAATAACAAAAAAAATTGAGCGGTTCTTCTTTGGTGAAGATATTGAAAGAGTGAAGCCGAGTGAAGTCGGCGAAATTACTTTCCCGGAAAGAACCCAGGAATTTTATATTAACCGGTATATGAAATCTTTAAATAAAGATTTAATTATTGAAAGGAAATTTAAACTTTTAATGGATTATTCATTCGGTCTTGCTTCAACAATATTCCCGAGTATTCTTGGAAAACTTCATGCTGAGGTAATTTCTCTGAATAATTACGTAGATGGTTCAAAGTTTCACCCGGATCCAAGTGAATCAAATTCTCCTATTGACGATACCGGAAAAATTATGCGATCATTAGGTTATGAGCTTGGATTCAGGATGCAGTCAGGTGCCGAAAAAATTGCAATTATTGATGAACGCGGAAGATGGTATTCTTCTGTAAGGCTGCTTTCGATTCTTGCCAAATTATTCCTTGAAACGCACAAAAATCAGGAACCATATAAAATAGCAGTTTCAATTGTAGCTCCACGTGAAATTGAAGATATTGCTAAAGATTATAACGTCGAAGTAGTTAGAATAAAGAATAATCACTCTGCAATGATGGAATCAACTCTTGACGAATCTGTCAAATTTGTGGGCGGTGTATATGGCGGATTCATATTTCCCGAATTTCTCTTTGCCTCAGATGGTATGTTTACAGTAGGTAAGATGCTTGAAATGCTCGCTCAGACCGGTTACACTCCTTCACAACTTGATGAGTTGCTGCCAATAAGATATCAGACAATTCTTGAAGTTCCGGTAGCATGGGAATTCAAAGGTACAGTTATGAGATGCGCTATGGAATATAGCCAGAATATGGAGAAACAACTTGTGGAAGGTGTAAAAATATTTGAAGGTAATAATTCTGCGATTCTTCTTCCAGCGAAGGAGAAAGCATCATTCCTTATTTATGGTGAAGCAGATACTGAGGAAGAATCAAAAGAAATTGCCTCAAAGTATGCTGATTTAATTAATTCTTGGAAGATAAAATAG
- a CDS encoding PTS sugar transporter subunit IIA, giving the protein MKISDILRSNSIKIAIDAETKEHLLESMVELAYDPTKVLDKTQALKDVLEREEVMSTGVGKGIALPHAKSKSVLDSVASLAILKEPIDFDSLDGESVNIAFMLLGPENNVGLHLRLLSKVSRLMNNDSFRLQLLDCKQSEDVLKLFNSMEEL; this is encoded by the coding sequence ATGAAAATAAGTGATATTTTAAGAAGCAACTCAATCAAAATTGCAATTGATGCCGAAACTAAGGAACACTTGCTTGAAAGTATGGTTGAACTTGCTTATGACCCTACGAAAGTACTTGATAAAACACAGGCATTGAAAGATGTACTGGAGCGTGAAGAAGTTATGTCAACAGGCGTTGGAAAGGGTATTGCTCTTCCTCATGCCAAGTCAAAATCTGTTCTGGATTCGGTAGCCTCATTAGCAATCCTTAAAGAACCGATTGACTTTGACTCTCTTGACGGCGAGTCTGTGAATATTGCATTTATGCTGCTCGGACCCGAAAATAATGTAGGCCTTCATTTAAGGCTGCTTAGTAAAGTTTCGAGATTGATGAATAATGATTCTTTTCGATTACAGCTTCTTGATTGCAAGCAATCCGAAGATGTGCTTAAGCTCTTTAACTCTATGGAGGAGCTGTAG
- a CDS encoding multifunctional oxoglutarate decarboxylase/oxoglutarate dehydrogenase thiamine pyrophosphate-binding subunit/dihydrolipoyllysine-residue succinyltransferase subunit, giving the protein MINLNSAFEDELYFNYLKDPDSVSPEWREYFQRVHGKSVFVVDDRPVPATENYGRSEATVRMQNISTAGSPLDFITDWSDFTPDETSHIKEMYQSLDVPSASSTRTMAVKALDENRRIINRYHLKLRKPRVSFTHLVAWSVLKSLIKFPRLNDSFDIRNGKPVRIIKNEINVGLAIDLVTPSGKKILVIPSIKNAQNLSFYEFMLEFDEMLFKARNGKLEYRDLSDTTITLINPGMIGTTMSNPRLLKGQGLVVSAGLIDYPTEFQAVRPDVLTKLAVSKVVTITNTYDHRIIQGAESAEFLAFMNRLLLGDDQFYEQIFYSLKIPFEPIKWQKDFSSEKFSFIPGNDDIEKGAHVMQMINAYRVRGHLLAHVNPLGFETYYYPELDPAYYGFTIWDLDRIFHADDSWENNNMPLRDIIELLRETYCGSTGIEFMHIQSPEIKDWIKKKLESTRNTIEYTQEEKIQIMRKLVDAEVFENYLHTKFVGHKRFSLEGGEAFIILLDKILQESADNEINTVIIGMAHRGRLNVLANNIGKSYAKMFNEFEGHIDEDSYQGSGDVKYHLGDRGTYTSLSDNRCYVLLSPNPSHLELVDPVVEGMARALENEIGDRTYYKALPVLVHGDAAFAGQGIIAETLNLSQLDGYKTGGTIHIIINNQIGFTTSAESSRSTIYATDIAKMIQSPIIHVNGNDPEAVRSAAAFAFQFRSKFKSDVIIDMLCYRKYGHNEADEPTYTQPLLYKKIKQMTNVAKIYEDQLLKENVVTQDEIDHYYTQLREKLDDAFARRKEKTVGVGLKIQDKSKMVFENFDTKVPEDTIKEIGIALSRHPEDFILNPKIKNLLKKREEMINSEKPLIDWAMGELLAFGSMLIDKTEVRISGQDTRRGTFSQRHAVYTDFVREYDYIPLNHISRNQSVLRIFDSPLSEMAVLGFEYGYSVVSRDGITLWEAQFGDFANNAQTVVDQYIACSEVKWGQTSNLVLLLPHGYDGQGPEHSSARLERYLQLCAENNMFVCNFTTPANYFHALRRQIIMPAKIPMIVMTPKGMLRHPMAVSAVADFTDGHFRHLIDDEHITDKSKVRRVLLTTGKLYYEILQERIKRNIDDIAIIRIEQIYPFHTELFFDILKSYSNTTEICWVQEEPKNQGAWSFLFGIFHDILGKDFAKLRYIGRKASAATATGISKIHFKEQDKIIDTALS; this is encoded by the coding sequence ATGATAAATCTTAATTCTGCTTTTGAAGATGAGTTGTATTTTAATTATTTGAAAGACCCTGACTCAGTCAGCCCTGAGTGGAGAGAGTATTTTCAAAGAGTCCATGGAAAATCTGTATTTGTTGTTGACGATAGACCTGTTCCTGCAACGGAAAATTATGGCAGGTCTGAGGCTACTGTCAGAATGCAGAATATCTCAACTGCAGGAAGTCCGCTTGATTTTATCACAGATTGGTCTGATTTTACACCGGACGAAACTTCTCATATCAAAGAGATGTACCAAAGTCTTGATGTTCCTTCTGCGTCATCAACCCGTACTATGGCAGTTAAAGCATTAGATGAGAACAGAAGAATCATCAATCGTTATCATCTGAAATTACGAAAACCGAGAGTATCATTTACTCATCTTGTTGCTTGGTCTGTGCTTAAGTCTTTGATAAAATTTCCGAGACTGAATGATTCTTTTGACATTAGAAACGGGAAGCCTGTACGTATTATTAAAAATGAAATTAATGTAGGGCTTGCAATTGACCTTGTAACTCCATCAGGCAAGAAAATATTAGTAATACCAAGCATAAAGAATGCTCAAAATTTATCTTTTTACGAGTTTATGCTTGAGTTTGATGAAATGCTTTTTAAGGCAAGAAACGGTAAGCTCGAATACAGAGATTTATCAGATACAACTATTACTTTGATTAATCCCGGAATGATTGGCACTACAATGTCTAATCCGAGATTGCTTAAAGGGCAGGGACTTGTTGTATCAGCAGGTTTAATTGATTATCCGACTGAATTTCAGGCAGTCAGACCTGATGTATTGACCAAACTTGCGGTATCGAAAGTTGTTACTATCACAAATACTTATGATCATAGAATAATTCAGGGTGCTGAATCCGCTGAATTTCTTGCATTCATGAACCGACTTTTGCTTGGAGATGACCAATTCTACGAGCAAATTTTCTACAGCTTAAAAATTCCTTTTGAACCAATTAAATGGCAGAAAGATTTCTCTTCCGAAAAATTCAGTTTCATTCCGGGAAATGATGACATCGAAAAAGGTGCTCATGTTATGCAAATGATTAATGCATACAGAGTTCGTGGACACTTACTCGCACACGTTAACCCGCTTGGTTTCGAAACTTATTATTACCCTGAACTTGATCCGGCTTATTATGGTTTTACAATTTGGGACCTTGACAGAATTTTCCATGCTGATGATTCATGGGAAAATAACAATATGCCCCTTCGGGACATAATTGAATTACTTCGTGAAACATATTGTGGTTCAACCGGCATTGAGTTTATGCACATTCAAAGTCCTGAAATCAAGGACTGGATTAAGAAAAAGCTTGAATCAACCAGAAATACAATTGAATATACTCAGGAAGAGAAAATCCAAATTATGCGTAAACTGGTTGATGCTGAAGTGTTTGAAAATTATCTTCATACAAAATTTGTAGGTCATAAGCGGTTTTCTCTCGAAGGTGGGGAAGCATTTATCATACTTTTAGATAAAATTCTTCAGGAATCCGCAGACAATGAAATAAATACAGTGATAATCGGAATGGCTCACCGGGGAAGATTAAACGTTCTTGCAAATAATATCGGAAAGTCTTATGCTAAGATGTTCAATGAGTTTGAAGGACATATTGACGAGGATTCCTATCAGGGTTCAGGCGATGTGAAATATCATTTGGGTGACAGAGGAACATATACAAGCTTATCGGACAATCGTTGCTATGTGCTGCTTTCGCCAAATCCTTCTCATCTTGAGCTTGTTGATCCTGTTGTTGAAGGCATGGCGCGCGCCCTTGAAAATGAAATAGGTGACCGAACATATTACAAAGCTCTTCCTGTACTTGTTCATGGTGATGCAGCTTTTGCGGGTCAGGGCATAATCGCCGAAACTCTCAATCTTTCCCAGCTTGACGGTTATAAAACCGGCGGCACAATCCACATTATCATCAACAATCAGATTGGCTTTACTACAAGTGCAGAGTCCTCACGCTCCACAATTTACGCTACAGATATTGCAAAGATGATTCAATCACCGATAATTCACGTTAACGGCAACGACCCTGAAGCAGTTCGCTCTGCGGCGGCATTTGCTTTCCAATTTCGCTCAAAATTCAAAAGCGATGTCATAATTGATATGCTCTGCTACAGAAAATATGGTCATAACGAAGCTGATGAGCCGACTTATACTCAGCCCCTTCTATACAAGAAAATCAAGCAAATGACAAATGTCGCAAAGATATATGAAGATCAATTGTTGAAAGAAAACGTTGTTACTCAGGATGAAATTGATCATTACTATACTCAATTAAGAGAAAAATTAGACGATGCATTTGCCAGACGTAAAGAAAAAACTGTTGGTGTTGGTCTGAAGATTCAAGATAAATCAAAGATGGTTTTTGAGAATTTTGACACTAAAGTGCCTGAAGATACAATCAAAGAAATTGGAATTGCGCTATCCAGACACCCTGAAGATTTCATTCTTAATCCAAAAATTAAAAATCTACTCAAGAAACGTGAGGAGATGATAAATTCGGAGAAACCACTTATTGACTGGGCTATGGGCGAACTACTGGCTTTTGGTTCTATGCTTATTGATAAAACTGAAGTTCGTATTTCGGGACAGGACACACGCCGTGGTACTTTCAGTCAGAGACACGCTGTTTATACAGATTTCGTAAGAGAATATGACTATATTCCGTTAAATCATATTAGCAGGAATCAATCTGTTTTAAGAATTTTCGATAGTCCGCTTTCTGAAATGGCTGTACTTGGGTTTGAATATGGTTATAGTGTTGTATCCAGAGACGGAATTACTCTTTGGGAGGCACAATTTGGAGATTTTGCTAACAATGCCCAAACTGTTGTTGACCAATATATCGCCTGCTCTGAAGTAAAATGGGGACAAACATCCAATTTGGTTCTCCTGCTTCCTCATGGATATGACGGGCAAGGTCCTGAGCACTCAAGTGCCAGACTTGAAAGATACCTGCAACTTTGTGCCGAAAACAATATGTTCGTTTGCAATTTTACAACGCCGGCTAATTATTTCCATGCATTAAGACGCCAAATTATAATGCCTGCAAAAATACCTATGATTGTTATGACTCCAAAAGGGATGCTCAGACATCCGATGGCTGTATCAGCTGTTGCCGATTTTACAGACGGGCATTTCAGGCATCTAATTGATGATGAGCATATTACTGATAAATCAAAAGTTAGAAGAGTTCTGCTGACTACCGGCAAGCTATATTATGAGATTCTTCAGGAAAGAATTAAGCGTAATATTGATGATATTGCTATTATCAGAATAGAGCAGATTTATCCATTCCATACTGAATTATTTTTTGATATTTTGAAATCTTACTCAAATACAACTGAGATTTGTTGGGTGCAGGAAGAGCCGAAAAATCAAGGTGCATGGTCATTCTTATTCGGAATTTTCCACGATATTCTCGGCAAAGATTTTGCAAAGTTGCGGTATATCGGAAGGAAAGCAAGCGCTGCTACTGCCACAGGTATTAGCAAAATACATTTCAAAGAGCAGGATAAAATCATTGATACTGCTTTGAGTTAA